A stretch of Myroides oncorhynchi DNA encodes these proteins:
- a CDS encoding DUF1573 domain-containing protein, whose translation MKQFVYIIGILISVFLFTACKGSENQNTTVEILDNNRHYYPVLQGEEKTMVFPIINKGEHPFVLSDVLVSCGCIIVKKASIQHIPAGGEGKLVLEFDTTKNIGYVKHYITLYGNLENRENAEVIFDLNIVPDAHYTKDYEELFKEHKGSKTKDLVDGTIDRDYYIDHKE comes from the coding sequence ATGAAACAGTTTGTTTATATAATTGGAATATTGATATCAGTATTTCTTTTTACGGCCTGTAAAGGAAGCGAAAATCAGAATACAACAGTAGAGATATTAGATAACAATCGCCACTATTATCCTGTATTACAAGGTGAAGAAAAAACAATGGTATTTCCGATTATAAACAAGGGAGAACATCCATTTGTGTTGTCTGATGTTTTGGTTTCTTGTGGGTGTATTATTGTCAAGAAGGCTTCTATTCAACATATTCCTGCTGGGGGAGAAGGTAAGTTGGTTTTAGAGTTTGATACAACTAAAAATATAGGGTATGTAAAGCACTATATAACGCTATATGGCAATTTAGAGAATAGAGAAAACGCAGAAGTCATATTTGATTTAAATATTGTACCTGATGCTCATTATACTAAAGATTACGAAGAACTTTTTAAAGAGCACAAGGGAAGTAAAACGAAGGATCTAGTTGACGGAACAATAGATAGAGATTATTACATAGATCACAAAGAATAA